The segment TCTTGAAGGAAGCTTCCAATGTTGTTGACACATAGGTTTTGTTGATTGTACTTAGTTGTTGCACAAATCTCATAGGTTTACAGAATGCTTGGGGGATGAGAAGAGGCGGGAGTGTCGGTGACGAATGAGAAATGTGTACTAAGATCAATGGAAGGTGTAGACTGTGAGGGAAGGAAAGTCActggagagggggaaagaggtgTGTAAGAGTTTTCAGGATACAGGCTCCTGAGTACTCAAAATCTTAGtgtaagagtttttttttttttttttttcttattcttggtTATCCTCCAGTCACTTGTGCTTTCATTCTtctgcgcgcacacacacacacacacacacacacacacacacacacattacacacacacgcatgcacacacacacacacacacacacacacacacacacacacacaccacagctgcACCTGCCCATAAACCTTCCAAACCTATCTCTTCTCTGAAGACTGATTCTCCCTAGGTGCCTTGTCTCCACTGTTTTCTATAGAATAATCATCGAGTCTACCATTTCAAACACTCCTATGAGCCAGGGCTTCTTATTTCAAGAATCCTGGGAGAACCAAGCTCCCTGACATTGACATAACTCCTACTCTGTACGGTCCAGAGAGCGTATATGATGTCTTATGTTTCTATCCTTCTGTCTTCTCTCAATAACCCCAGAAGGAAATGCAAAGACCTGGTTTTCTAAAGAGTTTTATTGATAAATCACCATGGAACCTCACATTGTCCTGGGATGAATAGAGCCAGAGACCACCACACATTAGTCCAAAGATCAGTGAGTCCTGACACCATCTCTTGCTtggtttcttcaggttctgtTTGATTCCAGGTTTGAAGCCTCCTTGGTTCCAAGTCGTCAGTGGAGCACCAGAATCAGAAGGCAGGTCCTCCAGAGGAGCCTTCACTGGCTTCACCCGGAGGGGGTCACTCTTAACTCCTCTGTTGGAATCTCAACACACAAGAATCTTCTTTCCTCTAcaacttccttttctcttttacaGGGAAACTCCATGGGAAAAGGGAAGACCCCCTACACACAACCATGCATGCCAATGGTAGATATCTTGACACACTGGGGAAGGGTAAGAGTTACTGGAATGTAAGCTACTCCATTGCCTACTCTTTGAACTTCTACCTTTTGACTCATCATGGCTGCCTGAGTTCCTCGGGAAAGTCGTGGCTGCCTCCtcccttttcttgtttgttgttcATGTCAATCATTACAGCAGAAGTAAGTGCCCAGGAAGAGAGAGGCCAGGTAGGAAATGCTACTTTACAGAGCTGTGCAACTACATATAGAAACACCGAGGGACAAGCCTAAGCACACTGCCTGGCTACACGCATAGCATTAACTCAGAAGGCCAGATACAGGGTGGAATTCCATAGCAGCTCTCATGAGACATGCTGCCCTACAAAGGGGCAGGGGGTAGAGACGAGGCTTGTGGGAAGGCTTAGAGAGAAGAACTTGCCGTGGGAAGGCTTAGAGAGAAGAACTTGCCGTCTGTTACTTTAGGACCCCCTTTCCATCCTCTTGCCCACCCTGAACTCCCAAGGGGGCTGGAGTGACAACTAGGATGGATTATAAGGGTTCTCCCAAACAGCTGGCTCCTCCTgttggaagaaaaaagaatagcTCGTTTGAAggagaatttctttttctctgaaacTTATTAACAAAGAACCTAGGTTGCTATAGACAGATGTTTGTGTCTCCCCAAAGTCTTGTGCTGACATCCAAATCCCCAATGTGACAATATGAGGAAGTGAAGCccttgggggtgggtgggtgagaaggTCATGAGGGTGGAGCCCTTATAAAGGGAATTAGTGCCCCCCCTTTCTTCCTACCACACGAGACTACATCAGCTGAGTGGCCTATGAAGCAAGAAGCTGGCTTACACCAGCTCCTGAATCTGCGAGTCGCTTGATCTTGGacctcccagcctcccagatgGTGAGAAATATACTTCAGTTGTTTGCTTATAAGCAGTCTATTCTTTCATAGTTTCATAGCTGATCATAACAAATCAAAGACCCTCCTAGGTCAAGGTAATCTATAGGATGGCATAAGCAACTTTCTGGACCTGTCTTCCACCCCACCTCCACGGAGAAAACGACCACTGTGAGCATTACTCCCTGGGTTGTTCTAGaatgtccctccctccccatccagaAAATAAAATGGACCCCAGCTGTAAAGAAACCAGAGGagggctggagggctggagagatgactcagcggtcaagagcactgactgctcttccagaggtcctgagttcaaatcccagcaaccacatggtggctcacaaccatctgtaatgagatctgatgccctcttctggtgtgtctgaagacagctacagtgtacatataataaataaataaataaataaataaataaataaataaataaataaatcttaaaaaaataactcaAGAGGACCCAACTGGAGGGCACTTGCCATTCCTGGGGAGGGAGCCaactcccctttcctctccagcaTCTTCAGCTTTGAGCTCAGGGCATCAACCTGGGACACAACTCCTTCCAGAACACGCTGCAGCTGCAGAACTCTCCTTGTGAGCCTGAGTAGGGtttgagagagagcaagggaaCAGAAATGGTGTCTGGACGTGCACAGGGGTGTTGTATTAGGGACAATACGATGGTGTTTGTCTGGATGGGAATGAGGAAGGCAAGGCTCAAGCATACAAGGAGGAGTCACAGGGGAACAGAAACTCCTGCTGGACCAGCAAAGGGCATTGGGAATTGTGGAAGGAATCTCAAAAGAAGATGTCACAGCCCTGAGACATTTACATACATGTCGAATTCTTCTCCAGAGACCCAGCTTCGTCCTCTGGCAGCCTCTGCATCCAATTCACCTGGTGGGCTGTGGCCAACAGACCGGCCTAGGTTCTCAGTTTCAGCACTGAGGGTCATCTGATCGGGAAGTCGGATGTTAGAGGGGAGAAGATGAGTCTGGAGAGTTCCTGGCTTTTGATCCAGCCTCTGCTGTGAATCACAGTCCCAGGCTCGAGCTTCTGTTCTCTGTTCGTCCTCCTTATGTCTGGGAACACTGCCCTTCGATTTTCTGACTTCCATTTAATAGGCATGTTGCAGGCATAGTGGGATCAATTTtaaaattccaagaaaacaaaTCCTCATAGAGGATTATCAAGAATTATCTTAGGAACTGGTCCCTCTTGCAAAGCAATGGTTCTGAACCTCGGCAGTATGGTGGAAACATGTAGCAGATTTTATAAAGTTCTAATGTTTTAGCCCCACTGCCTAGAGTTTTCCCATCTGATTGATCTAGGACATGGGGACTGGGGTTTAAAGGCTCTCCCGAATATTTAATATACAGCAGTTTGAGAACCATTATTCTAGAGTGTTGGTTCTCACTCATTTGCGAGGACACTCAACTTGGGTTTGGCTTGGgtgtggtggggagggagggcaTGCAAGTGATGTGTATATACTTCTTCCCCACCAAACCGTCCTGCTTACCCTCTCCTCTTCCAGCCCCTGTCGCATCTGTGCCTGATCCTCCTCATCCAGTATGTGATCCCCATCCCGATCAAACCTGGTGAAGGCAGCCGAGACCTCAGAGATCTCACGCTCTGCGTGCCCCAGCCTAAGAAGAACAAGGAGTTGAAGCAACTGTAACCACTCAAACGTGGCCTCCCAGCCCCTTCACCGGACTCTTGTCTTGATCTCTGCGTGTTGCTTTCCGGAAAAGAAGAGGATCGCATAGAGAAGCCAGGATCTTCAGGGTCTTGTGATTCTGGCCCCCAACGAGTTCTTTCGTGTGTCCCTCACATCCGGCTCTTACTGGCTAAGTTAGGACCTCAggatcttgcttttttttttttttttccggagctggggaccgaacccagggccttgtgcatgctaggcaagcgctctatcactgagctagatcccaacCCCGGACCTCAGGCTCTTAGACAGAGATTATTCCATTTCTTTGCCCCTGGACACCAGATGCCACTACCACAGGTCTAGGTTCCCTTTTCATTCCCCGCTCCTGAAATCCATCCTCCATAAACAGAACAATTAACATGTTTAATGAATAATACCCGAGCGTGGTGGAAGACGTCTATGATTCTTAGGTATTTGAGAAGCTGGCGGTGGAGGAAGAATGAAATCCAGTCCGAGAGGAACCTCGGCACTCAAGTGAGACCCAGCTCAAAACTAGCAAAATGGAATAGCAAGTGCACATCCGAGATTCCCTGCTTTTAACGCCCCACTAAGCACCCTATTCCTCGGACCCAGTGCTGACATTCAAGGCCTTTCCCGGCCCCCTCAGTCCCTCCCGTACCTCACTATTCACTGGAAGGCTTAACAATGCTCAGCTCTCACACTGGCCTCCTCGGCTTGTCCACTCATAAGCTAGGCATTCTCCAGACCCCTTTCCACTCAACACCTCTTCCTGGAAGCCTCCCTTTAATCTCAAAAAGGATCGCTAACCCTCTTTGGTCCATGCCTCCCACTCTTCCactcctgttcttttttttttttttttgttgttgttgttctttttttcggagctggggaccgaactcagggccttgcgcttgctaggcaagcgctctaccgctgagctaaatccccagcctctcaCTTCTGTTCTTGAACTTTGTGTCTTGGCTTATTTGCATGCGTGCCTTTGGGCTCCTAGGAGACAAAGATTTTTGTCTCATTTAATTATGTCACTTCCTGTTCACGCCTGGTCCACAGAGGGTCCTTATGATATATTTACCCAATATTTTTGGGTGGAGTATATATAATAATAGGGTAATTATACTGTTTGTTCTATTAGGTGTAAGAGTTGCTCACCAAGGCCCAGAATTTGTATAGACCATGGTCAGGGATCTGTACAACAAGGTCACAATTCTGAAGGTCAGGAGCCTCTAAGTCAAGATCAGAGGTCCATAGACCAAGGCTTATCAGCAAAGTTGGGGATCACAAACTTTTAGACCAATATCAAAGAAGGTTGTTGGATCTCCATTTGCTCACTCCCTCAAGGTGTTGGTGAAGTCTTCAAACTGGATCTCTGGCTCCCCGCCCTTCAGGACCTTCTGCACATCTGAAACCCGCTCTTTCCTCAGACGCAGCCTTTGTAGGGTCTTGCTGTAGCTCTGAAAGGGAgaggaagtgggcagaagtgCTGACAGGGTCCTCAGCACCATTCCTCCCCCCCCCAACTGAAGATATCAAGCCCCCTGGTACAAGTCAAAGGCATTCAAGAGCACAGGCTCCTGCACCAATCAAGAACAGTCCACCACGGCACAGCGCCTCAGAACCAAACCCGGATGTAGAGATGCTATGGAAAGAGATGACATAGTCACCTGTTTCAGGAGGTCAGAAAGCTGCAACTGATCCCTCTGGCCAGCCAGCTCCTCCTTGACCTCTGAGTATGTGTCGTTGATGATGGCCAGGAACATGTTCTAAAGGATAAAGTAGGGACATGGGTACTTTTggcttttgaggcaggatctttctatatagccctgactaccctagaacttgctatgcagaccaggctggcctcagactcacagagagctaCCTGCTTTGACTTACCCCATCATGCCCCACTTGTGACCTAGGTTTTCACCTTCGAACCCACTAAAAGCCCTTAGCCCTCTTACCCTAAGTCCCACACATATGTTTTCAACCTCAGTACTCAATTCCACCCATACCTGCCTCTCAAGAGTCTGAAAGTCTTCCTTTTGGTGTGTGTCAATGACCATGTTTGCTCATTGATCTGTGGTTTCTCATTCTCAGGTACTACAATAAACACCAAACTGTCACAGCATGTGGCATGGACCTAACCTATAACAGGGCCCAGAAATCACTAAAGTCATCAGTTTTTCAATGTGATGGTACACACGTGCTCTCTTCTTTACCATCGATGTCAATTCCATGCCTGTGTCTCCTTCAGTTAATCAAATAAGAACACCtcttaatattaataaaaatcagaCTCGGGACCTTAGAGCGATAACTTGGCACTTATGATGGTGTGTgaacatatatgcaagcaaaatgcacacacataaaataagataaatctttaagaattaaaaagaaatagattccaGATATTTCTCCGATGGCAAGAAGAGGAAATTACCACCAAACATTGGTAGTACAAGCCACCAGGAGCTCCCCAGAGGAAAGGGTCTCTtagaaaacagatacagaagCCTCCAGAGGTCTCTACTTCTCCTCATAAggcacccctccccttcctgtcctTGGAAGATGAGGAGTTGGTTTTCCTGGAAGACTCTGGAATTTCCTGTATACACACCACCTGGCCATCTGGTATCATTGCTACATTAACCGGCTCTCAAAATACCACACATACGTACTTTCCCTATGCTGTGAGAAACCAGCTATAATCCTAAGTGGGAGACATATGGGGTCAAAACCCAACCTTGAAGACCCTCTATGTCAGCAGTCCACAGAGGGACCCTCACCAGGAGCACAAAGAAGACGAAGAAGACATAGGTGATGAAGTACACAGGGCCCAGGATTCGGTTGGCATTGTCGATGGCGTTGTAGTCAAAATCCCCGAGGATTATCCGGAATTGAGTGAAACTAAGAGACCAGAGACCCGGGCTTCACACAGAACCTAGCCAACATTTGCCCCAATCCATACCCCACCCCACTCTCCTAACCATAAACAGACCCCTCAGTGTACCTTATACAGCACACGCAACGTAACAGACAACAGCAGGTGGGAGAATTACTTGCGAGCACACCCGGACATGCTCAGATACTTTTTAAACATTGACGCACCCGTACactttcccttcttccccacGGTCACACAAAGCCCGGGAGCTGGAGGTTGAGGGACCCAAGGGTGGGGGGCAGGACACGTACATGCACTTGACGAAAGTGCTAAAGCTTTCTACTTGGGTCCCGAAAAGCAGGTAGCCGAGCTGGGCGTAGGCGAAGAAGACAATGAAGAACATGATGGCGAAACCCAGGATGTCCTTGGCACAGCGAGCCAGGGTGGAGGAGAGCTGGGTCATGGTTTTGTTGAAGCTGATGTACTTGAATATCTGCAGGGGCCGCGGTGAAACACgggaaagagaaaagatgaaGAGCACAGAACGGATGGAGGCCACTGACCGTAACACACGAAATGAGAAGGAGATCCGCCTAGGGGGAGAGGGCCTCGGGGGCAGGGCTGGGAGGCAAGTCCCCGGTACCTTGATCCAAGCAAAGAAAAGGTTGACCGCGTTCATGTTATTGTACTGAGTCTGCCAGAAGGCCAGGAACTCAAAGTCTGGATACGTGTCTGGCTGCTGTAGGAGCTCTCCCATCAGTCGGTTCACTTCCAGGGTTCGGAATACATGGAACCCCACAGCCACGATGGAGAGCTGCCGCAGAGGAGTCATGGGGGCGTGTCAGAGAAGTCAAGGTGATCTTAAAGGATGTTCAAAGATGAGCTCCCAGAGGAGAGCCAGGACAGAAGAAATTATTTGCTGGATCTTCACTAGCTTTTACAATGTCCAAAAGCCCAAGAGAAGGCTTTGGGGCCATTGGTTGTAAAGAACTATGGGGAAAAGTTACCTAAGAACATGATATCCCCCATCCCTATCACTCCTAAGCCTTGGCCAAAATAAACCCATGtgtgggccagcaagatggctcagcaggtaaatatccttgctgccaagcctggccgCCTGGCTTtgtttgatctctctctctgggactcacatggtggagagagagagccaactccCATAGGACCTCTGTAAGCACagtgttgtgtgtgcacatgtgcacaagcgcacacaaacacacacacacacacacacacacacgcattcacacaaatacatatacaaataaaacaacCGAATGAATGTGTCATGTTAGTAGAAGGAGATACCAATGAAAGGAACAGAGTATTCAAACCAAGAAGAGAATGGCAGGGTTCTCAAGAGGTTAGGTCTTAGAACAAAAGGCAGAAGAGACTCAGAATAGATTCAGGTCTATTCTGATAGACAAGGAAAAAGGAGGGCCCATTCACGGGTGAGAAAGAATGATGTGTAAGGCAAGATTTCCTGAGATCTGGGCCAGGAGGTTCCAACCTTTCTCTCTGAGAGGCTTAGCACAGGGCTTGTAGTAAGTCAAAAGGAGGGCTTGAGCCTCCAAAGGGAAGAACTCAGACCTCCATCAAAGCAGAGTCTCTCCACCCTCCAAACTGTCCCACGTCCCTCACCAAGATGACCACCAGGTCCAGAATGTTCCAGACGCTGCTGAGGTAGCGAAACCGATGCACGCGGATTTCCAGGATTTCCTCTACCACATAGTAGAAGATGAAGATGCAAAAGATGACTTCACAGCCCACAATGAAGAAGTCCCAGTTATTCACGTAGCGGATCAGCTTAACCGTGCGGATCTGCCAGGACGGGATGGCCCCTCCTGTGGCTGGGAACTCTACCACCAGTCTGTGAGGAAGGCGAGGGAGCTAGTCGGGACTGGGTTGAGGCAGCTCCCCCCCCCTTCCCTGGTTCCTCACACCCAGCACAGGGTACCTGGTGGGGAAAGGTCTCAAGCACATCAGATGAGTCAGGGACCATGGTCAGAGAGTGCAGTGTGGAAAGGGCGCTTACCTCAGAATACAGAAGAGATTAATGTTGGCATTGTAGACGGAGAAGTCGATAAAGACCACACGAGTGCCCCTGTCTAGCCATAGTCCCTCCTGGAGTCCTTGGAGGGCCTCCGCACTGGCTTGTCTGGATCCTGGAAGATCCAAGTAGTAGCCACCTCCACTGTAGCTTGTGAGCCTGCCCCAGTGGGAGGAGCCCCCCAGCTCATTCTGTGAATGGTATGTCCACCTGCCGGAAGGAAAAAGGCCATTTGAGCCAAGAGGTCAGAACCAGGCTAAACGCTCACCCTGTAAGGCAATTACAAATTGCCTGGCTTTACAGTTCCCACATGCACTGAGTATCTAGAGATATTTACTGtactatacatgtatatgtgtgcatatatcaTATGTGGTACATACGTAGTTTTGTGAGAAGCGTATCTTGTACGCCCTATAGGTGATAGCACATAGAGTGCACATAATATCATATATAATACATGCTTTGCatgtgtcatttttttcttactaaaaCTTGTTtgggaaaagaggaaaaacactGTCCATATTTTGCAGCAGAGGAAATGAAGATTggggagttccaagacagctattTGGTGATTGTCCTGAAACTCAAAACCTAAGTTTCTTTTCCACTAGGTGAATGCGCTCTTGGTGCCAGGTTGCCTAGTTACATGAAGGAAACACGTGGGCCATTAATCCGGGCATGATCCTTCCTGTTCCTGTGCCTCCACCCCAGGATTCTTTGTTCTA is part of the Rattus norvegicus strain BN/NHsdMcwi chromosome 1, GRCr8, whole genome shotgun sequence genome and harbors:
- the Pkd2l1 gene encoding polycystic kidney disease 2-like 1 protein isoform 2 (isoform 2 is encoded by transcript variant 2) yields the protein MTSSSAYYYTKVMSELFLHTPSESAVSFQTISSMSDFWDFAQGPLLDSLYWTKWYNNQSLGSSSHSFIYYENLLLGVPRLRQLRVRNDSCVVHEDFREDILNCYDVYSPDKEDQLPFGPLNGTAWTYHSQNELGGSSHWGRLTSYSGGGYYLDLPGSRQASAEALQGLQEGLWLDRGTRVVFIDFSVYNANINLFCILRLVVEFPATGGAIPSWQIRTVKLIRYVNNWDFFIVGCEVIFCIFIFYYVVEEILEIRVHRFRYLSSVWNILDLVVILLSIVAVGFHVFRTLEVNRLMGELLQQPDTYPDFEFLAFWQTQYNNMNAVNLFFAWIKIFKYISFNKTMTQLSSTLARCAKDILGFAIMFFIVFFAYAQLGYLLFGTQVESFSTFVKCIFTQFRIILGDFDYNAIDNANRILGPVYFITYVFFVFFVLLNMFLAIINDTYSEVKEELAGQRDQLQLSDLLKQSYSKTLQRLRLRKERVSDVQKVLKGGEPEIQFEDFTNTLRELGHAEREISEVSAAFTRFDRDGDHILDEEDQAQMRQGLEEERMTLSAETENLGRSVGHSPPGELDAEAARGRSWVSGEEFDMLTRRVLQLQRVLEGVVSQVDALSSKLKMLERKGELAPSPGMEEPAVWENPYNPS
- the Pkd2l1 gene encoding polycystic kidney disease 2-like 1 protein isoform 1 (isoform 1 is encoded by transcript variant 1), with the translated sequence MNIMENSKEQELQTLGSRVWDNPAYSSPPSPNGTPRICTVSSVALPETQPKKPEVRRQEKTPRVPVSGCCLLICRGIRGLWGTTLTENTAENRELYVKTTLRELVVYIVFLVDVCLLTYGMTSSSAYYYTKVMSELFLHTPSESAVSFQTISSMSDFWDFAQGPLLDSLYWTKWYNNQSLGSSSHSFIYYENLLLGVPRLRQLRVRNDSCVVHEDFREDILNCYDVYSPDKEDQLPFGPLNGTAWTYHSQNELGGSSHWGRLTSYSGGGYYLDLPGSRQASAEALQGLQEGLWLDRGTRVVFIDFSVYNANINLFCILRLVVEFPATGGAIPSWQIRTVKLIRYVNNWDFFIVGCEVIFCIFIFYYVVEEILEIRVHRFRYLSSVWNILDLVVILLSIVAVGFHVFRTLEVNRLMGELLQQPDTYPDFEFLAFWQTQYNNMNAVNLFFAWIKIFKYISFNKTMTQLSSTLARCAKDILGFAIMFFIVFFAYAQLGYLLFGTQVESFSTFVKCIFTQFRIILGDFDYNAIDNANRILGPVYFITYVFFVFFVLLNMFLAIINDTYSEVKEELAGQRDQLQLSDLLKQSYSKTLQRLRLRKERVSDVQKVLKGGEPEIQFEDFTNTLRELGHAEREISEVSAAFTRFDRDGDHILDEEDQAQMRQGLEEERMTLSAETENLGRSVGHSPPGELDAEAARGRSWVSGEEFDMLTRRVLQLQRVLEGVVSQVDALSSKLKMLERKGELAPSPGMEEPAVWENPYNPS